The sequence GTCGGGATGGCTTCTTTGTGCTGCTCAGCCTCGTTTCTCCAGGATCTTGTTCAAGTCGTGGTGTCAGCTGAATGTGTGTGCGACTTTTTAATCCTGAtgttgacttttttttccccttcttcccatctGCCGCTTTCATTCTGTAGTATTGGTATTTGCCATTCATTTCACCTTCTGCATCTATGCACCTCATGGTAGGTCTCTTAATCTGTCAGAGAAAAGAATTGCCGTATGTCGTGTCTAATTGCGCTTGCAAATGAGCTCGATGCAGGGAAAATTGTAAACTGGGCGGGGAAAATGTTTTCAGTTGTTGCAGCCACACATCCCaagacctccttctccttccctccccaccgacCGCCTTCCCCCAGAAATTTGTCCAGCAAACAGTCTCCAAGTTTAGGGGTGTTAGGCCAGCGTAGATGTCACGCTGTTGGCCGGGCTTTCCGTGACCATCCGAGCTTCACATCCTGTCTGGATCCCTGATTCCCTGGAGGATCCAGGTCAACAAACCTGAACCGGAAAGCGTAGTAGCCACCACAGCCAGAGGATCCCGACTTTCCCCACTGCAGGGCCGTTTCTCGAGGGCTGCGGTTCGGATGCGGATGGAGGCCGCCGGCACTGGCTTCCCGGTGTGCTGCCACACTGACCAGAGTTGCCCTCTGTTTTTTCAGTCCTGGGCTCCTTGAGAAGATGCCCCTGGCAGCGCCAAGCTCTGTggtagtttttttgttgtttgtttttttttgacgTGGACGAACATTCCCCGAGGGCTTGGCTGAAATCATCCAACATGCATACTAACAAGAAGAGGCTAATAGACAAACGATGGAAACTTCAGCTCCGTTCCTGAGATCGTGTGTTTGCCATccaggagacacaggaggatgagCAGACTCCAGGGGACCGGAGTCTGGCTGGGGGGTGCCAGTCTCTGTTGAAGACTtctctgcttgagaagcagcgtggctcagtggaaagagcccgggctttggagtcagaggtcatgggttcaaatcccagctctgccaattgtcagctgtgtgactttgggcaagtcacttcacttctctgtgcctcatctgtaaaatggggattaagactgtgatccccatgtgggacaacctgatcaccttgtaacctccccagcgcttagaacagggccttgcacatattaagtgcttaataaatgccattattattattattaagacttggTCCTGATCGGCCCAAGGGCGGAGGCCTAAGCCCTAGCAGTTGGGCCCAAAGAACATCCAGAAGAGCCGTGAGGACCCCAAACCCCCCTGTTATTCCCTGAAGGTGCCCTCTCCTCATCCAAGTCGAGCTCTTCAATGAGGAGTTGGGGAGGGTACCCTTACACCCACCTTATCTTGAGGGATGTCAGTGGGTCGTGGAGAAAGGACAGATCCGCTCCAGTTTCTCCTGAGTAGAAGATTCAAGTGTCCCTCACCTCACACAGGTGTTTTTCCCTGTAAAATGTGAAATTGGGGCatctcttcctccagccccccggccctgcccaagCCAAGAGTGGCCCTAGAGGCCCGTtgtcttctccctgctcccaggcTAGCTAAATCCCTTTTTTCTTGTCATTTAGAGCTCTGAGCTTTTCACCCTGACTTATGGCGCCCTGGTCACCCAGCTGTGCAAGGACTATGAGAACGATGATGATGTGAACAAACAACTGGATAAGATGTGAGTGAAccaagccctggggaagggggtttctccctgaggggaaggggacagcaAGGGGCTACCTCTAGAACTTCTGAATGTGCTTTCCTCTCCTGCTGCCCGCTCTAGGGGTCCCGAACCAATTTTTCGGAAAGCCGGAGAATtcatgccctccccccacaccgcttaacccggcccctgccctccccaaggCGGGGAGTTTGATCACCGCCTGATGATGTCTCACTGTCTCCTCTGTCCTCCTCAGGGGCTATAACATCGGTGTCCGGCTGATTGAAGATTTCCTGGCACGGTCAAACGTCGGGCGATGCCATGACTTTCGGGAAACGGCAGATGTCATTGCCAAGGTAACCAGTTGAGGGGCTTTCCGGGTGACCTCAAAGGTGACAATTATAGGGCCGGAATCTGGGCCCTGACCACAGGCGGGGGGCCGACAAGGAGCACCCAGACTCTAGGGCGTCATCTCTTGTCtttgggggaaggtggggagacaaaCCTAGATTCCGAAAGTCTCTCGGTCAAAACCTGAACCCCAAATTTGGTTAGATGGAAACTCAGCAGGCTTTGGGGACCACTTCTCGGGGGCGTTATCTGGTTCAGAATAGGTGTGCgcccctccccaatcaatcagtggaatttatcgagtgctttactgtgagcggagtgctgtactaagttcccCCATCATTGAATCAATGacatttaagctcactgtgggcagggaccacgtctaccaactctgttgaattgtcctctctctcaaacacttagtactgtgctttgcacacagtaaacactcaaaaaataccatcgatcaattgctcttgattgaatgcttactctggactaagcactagactaagtgatTGGGCGAGGACAgtccattagagttggtagacacgattcccacccacaaggagtttagggtCTAAGAGGAGCTTACTCCCCACCCGCCTTTCACATCTAAGGCAGGGGTAGGGTTCACTGGGGTGTGGGCCTCCCCTCGGACGGAGAAACGCTAAAAGGTCCAGGAAGACGGTGGCAGGCCAGAGTCTACTTGGAAGTTTTGAGGACCTCCCACCCCGTGTCAGTAGTTGTGTTGGGTGGGAGGTTAGGACGTAGTCTGAGACTCCCCCTCTGCAACAAAAGAGCAAATGTCATTGAGTTTAGTCCTCTAGCTCTCAGCTCTACCGAGTTTAGTTTGTTAGCTGCGTAGTGGGGCCTCAGAGTCACACCTCCAGAGCCACTCTAGATGGCAGGAAGCCTAATTCAGTGCCCCCGTCTTCGGGAGCAACTCTAAGAGGTTCGGTGGTAAAGGCCTGTCTTGGGTCCTCTGAATAGCAAACTCGGGGCCACTTTCATGGAGTGCCTCTCTGAGGGGCCAGGCAGCCACGCTGGTTGAGCCGGTTCAgttccgccaatcaatcaatcgatttattgagcacttactgtgtgcaggccactgaactaagcacttagatagtgGTATATATAGAGTGCCTGCTAGATGCAAAGCACTACCCACTCCGttatcatgtactctcccaagcgcttaatgcagcactctgcacacaggcattcagtcaataccattgattgagggaaagggggagggcacTCATTACCCCACGCTGTTCTGCATCCCCCCCGACAGGTGGCATTTAAAATGTATCTGGGCATCACGCCAAGCATCACCAACTGGAGCCCCGCTGGGGACGAGTTCTCCCTCATCTTGGAAAACAACCCCCTGGTGGACTTTGTGGAGCTGCCCGATCACCACTCAACCCTCATCTACTCCAACCTCCTGTGCGGGGTCCTGCGGGGAGCACTAGAAATGGTGGGTCtcgcctcttccttcccccacccagcaGTGTCCAGGGAAGAAAATCCAGCAGGCCAGGTGGCTGCCctgcctgcccccctcccctggccAGCTGGCCGC comes from Tachyglossus aculeatus isolate mTacAcu1 chromosome 16, mTacAcu1.pri, whole genome shotgun sequence and encodes:
- the TRAPPC3 gene encoding trafficking protein particle complex subunit 3 produces the protein MSRQASRATDSKKMSSELFTLTYGALVTQLCKDYENDDDVNKQLDKMGYNIGVRLIEDFLARSNVGRCHDFRETADVIAKVAFKMYLGITPSITNWSPAGDEFSLILENNPLVDFVELPDHHSTLIYSNLLCGVLRGALEMVQMAVDVKFLQDTLKGDGVTEIRMKFIRRIEDNLPAGEE